The Fuerstiella sp. genome includes a window with the following:
- the fae gene encoding formaldehyde-activating enzyme, whose amino-acid sequence MTERIVMRTGEALVAGGPAFTAAEPEVVIGELDGPVGNAIATLTGDQSVGHSKVFAILNTDVQVRPVTLMVSKVTVKSNAYTNILMGTVQAAIANGVLDAVRAGDIPKEKANDLGIVCSVWLNPGAATDDNLDHKALFEIHRNAMALAIHKAMNNEPTIDWLLEHQEEIVHKYYQKGLDGVL is encoded by the coding sequence ATGACTGAACGAATTGTGATGAGAACAGGAGAAGCACTGGTGGCCGGCGGTCCTGCCTTTACGGCTGCCGAGCCGGAGGTGGTGATCGGTGAACTTGATGGTCCTGTTGGTAATGCCATTGCCACCTTGACCGGTGATCAGTCGGTCGGACATTCAAAAGTATTCGCAATTCTCAACACCGATGTGCAGGTACGTCCGGTCACGTTGATGGTCAGTAAAGTGACGGTCAAAAGCAACGCCTACACTAACATCCTGATGGGCACCGTGCAGGCCGCAATCGCCAATGGAGTACTCGACGCAGTTCGTGCCGGTGACATTCCTAAAGAAAAGGCCAACGACCTGGGCATTGTCTGTTCCGTGTGGCTCAACCCGGGCGCGGCAACCGATGACAACCTGGACCACAAAGCCCTGTTCGAGATCCATCGTAATGCGATGGCCCTGGCGATTCACAAGGCGATGAACAACGAGCCTACGATCGACTGGTTGCTGGAGCATCAGGAAGAGATTGTGCACAAATACTATCAGAAGGGGCTGGATGGTGTTCTTTGA
- a CDS encoding repressor LexA, giving the protein MKSVSKRQALTPRQREIFEFIRSTIVDRGYGPTVREIAGEFGIRSPNGVMGHLKALEKKGLISRESNMSRAIQICTGTTNRLRVPFDGTAVSGGPICAPVSTDQFIEFGDVFDETDRSTIKVEGSAFVPLGICDGDFLIISRHSQCEPDTLVVTIDDRQQVDICRIPEDAGPPVPAISGELPSSGQRTLGGLVGVVRKMQGLSAVEPEVRGVVRNLLKTNS; this is encoded by the coding sequence ATGAAATCCGTTTCCAAACGGCAGGCTTTGACACCGCGTCAGCGAGAGATTTTTGAATTTATACGTTCAACGATTGTTGACCGCGGCTACGGGCCGACGGTCCGGGAAATCGCTGGCGAATTTGGGATTCGGTCACCGAACGGTGTGATGGGACATTTGAAGGCCCTTGAAAAGAAAGGACTCATCAGCCGTGAATCCAACATGTCTCGAGCGATTCAGATTTGCACCGGAACCACCAACCGCCTGCGAGTACCGTTTGATGGCACCGCTGTTTCCGGAGGTCCGATTTGTGCCCCTGTTTCAACAGATCAATTTATCGAATTTGGAGATGTTTTTGACGAAACGGATCGATCGACGATTAAGGTCGAAGGTTCTGCATTCGTTCCTCTTGGCATCTGTGACGGTGATTTTTTGATCATCAGCCGGCACAGTCAATGTGAACCGGATACTCTGGTTGTCACCATTGACGACCGTCAGCAGGTTGATATCTGTCGGATTCCGGAAGACGCAGGCCCTCCGGTTCCGGCAATTTCCGGTGAGTTACCGTCTTCCGGACAGCGAACCCTGGGGGGCCTTGTTGGCGTGGTGCGCAAAATGCAAGGACTGTCAGCAGTCGAACCAGAGGTCCGTGGTGTCGTCCGTAATCTGCTGAAAACCAATTCATGA
- the acs gene encoding acetate--CoA ligase, translated as MSADNTSIESVLRETRTFDPPATFAEQANIRSEEQYNEMWQRAKDDPAGFWGELARENLHWFRPFDSAMEGEMPETKWFSGGKTNVSYNCLDRHLETDRRNKAALIWEGEPGDTRVLRYQDLHREVCRFANVLKKLGVETGDRVTLYMPMIPELTIAMLACARIGAVHSIIFGGFSADAVADRNNDAQARIVVTADGGWRRGKEVQLKAAVDAAMDKSPTVEKVVVVKRTGGDVDMVPDRDFWWHDLVEGMSAECDAVELDAEHPLFILYTSGSTGKPKGVLHTTAGYLLGTTMTSQWVFDLREDDTYWCTADIGWITGHSYITYGPLSNGASVVMYEGGPNWPDEGRFWEIVEKYQVSIFYTAPTAIRAFIKWGRQWPEKYDLSSIRLLGTVGEPINPEAWMWYHEVIGQERCPIVDTWWQTETGGIMISPLPGITPTKPGSCARPLPGVVPDIVTKDGTSLEANQGGLLVMRQPWPHMLRTLYGDHDRFISTYFSEIDGCYFAGDGARRDEDGYLWVMGRVDDVINVSGHRLSTMEVESALVSHEMVAEAAVVGFPHDLKGEGICCFVTLKDGSGDDDLVKVLIQHVREQIGALATPDKIRFAAGLPKTRSGKIMRRLLRDIAAGRESVQDTTTLEDLSVLAALRNDEE; from the coding sequence ATGTCAGCGGACAACACCAGTATCGAAAGTGTTCTCAGGGAAACCCGTACATTTGATCCCCCGGCCACCTTCGCTGAACAGGCAAACATTCGCAGCGAAGAGCAGTACAACGAAATGTGGCAGCGAGCCAAAGACGATCCAGCAGGCTTCTGGGGTGAATTGGCCAGAGAAAATCTGCACTGGTTCAGGCCGTTTGATTCTGCCATGGAAGGTGAGATGCCGGAAACGAAATGGTTTTCCGGAGGAAAAACCAATGTGAGCTACAATTGCCTCGATCGACATCTTGAAACCGATCGGCGGAATAAGGCCGCGCTGATCTGGGAAGGCGAACCCGGCGATACTCGTGTCCTGCGTTACCAGGACCTGCATCGCGAAGTCTGCCGATTTGCCAATGTTCTCAAGAAACTCGGAGTGGAAACCGGTGATCGGGTCACGCTGTATATGCCAATGATCCCCGAACTGACAATCGCAATGCTGGCCTGTGCCCGAATTGGCGCCGTGCATTCAATCATCTTTGGAGGCTTCAGCGCAGACGCAGTGGCCGACCGCAATAATGATGCACAGGCCCGTATCGTGGTCACAGCGGATGGTGGCTGGCGACGAGGCAAAGAGGTGCAACTCAAAGCTGCTGTCGATGCAGCTATGGACAAATCACCGACTGTGGAAAAGGTCGTCGTGGTCAAACGAACCGGAGGCGACGTGGATATGGTACCGGATCGTGATTTCTGGTGGCATGATCTGGTTGAGGGTATGTCAGCCGAATGTGACGCTGTGGAACTCGACGCCGAACACCCACTGTTCATCCTGTACACCTCCGGCAGCACGGGCAAACCAAAGGGTGTCCTGCATACCACGGCCGGATATCTACTCGGTACCACGATGACGTCGCAATGGGTCTTCGACCTCAGGGAAGACGACACCTATTGGTGTACAGCTGACATTGGCTGGATAACCGGCCACAGTTACATCACCTACGGACCGCTATCGAATGGTGCCAGTGTGGTCATGTACGAGGGTGGTCCCAACTGGCCCGACGAAGGACGCTTCTGGGAAATTGTTGAAAAGTACCAGGTCAGTATTTTCTACACAGCCCCGACGGCCATTCGAGCGTTTATCAAATGGGGCAGGCAATGGCCGGAAAAGTATGACCTGTCCAGCATTCGGCTGCTGGGCACCGTCGGCGAGCCCATCAATCCGGAAGCCTGGATGTGGTATCACGAAGTCATCGGCCAGGAACGCTGCCCGATTGTCGACACCTGGTGGCAGACGGAAACCGGTGGAATCATGATCAGTCCACTGCCAGGCATTACACCAACCAAACCCGGCAGTTGTGCCCGACCGCTTCCCGGCGTTGTACCGGATATTGTCACGAAAGACGGCACGAGCCTGGAAGCAAATCAGGGCGGCCTGCTCGTCATGCGGCAGCCGTGGCCTCATATGCTGCGCACTCTCTATGGCGACCACGATCGATTTATCTCTACCTACTTCAGTGAAATCGATGGATGCTATTTTGCAGGAGATGGTGCACGCCGAGATGAAGACGGCTATCTCTGGGTAATGGGCCGCGTGGATGACGTCATTAACGTCTCGGGACATCGACTCAGTACAATGGAAGTTGAAAGTGCACTGGTTTCACATGAAATGGTTGCTGAAGCTGCTGTTGTTGGATTTCCACATGATCTGAAAGGTGAAGGGATCTGCTGCTTTGTGACACTCAAAGACGGCAGCGGTGATGACGATCTGGTCAAAGTCCTGATACAACACGTTCGTGAACAAATTGGTGCCCTGGCCACACCCGACAAGATCCGATTTGCAGCCGGACTTCCCAAGACACGCAGTGGAAAAATTATGCGACGATTGCTGCGGGATATCGCTGCCGGTCGCGAGTCCGTTCAGGATACAACAACACTCGAAGACCTCTCGGTACTGGCAGCACTGCGAAATGACGAAGAGTGA
- a CDS encoding DUF4147 domain-containing protein, which produces MYESGRQDAIKIWRTAVNAVSSESLVRRSLFADSSTLTVKNQKIPLSGVGHIEIVGAGKAGAGMARGVEQALSGLPESITRSGWINVPDDCVDKLGFIVLHSARPAGVNEPTQAGVDGTVEIMRRVSRLKPNDICITLLSGGGSALLPAPIRGVSLADKLAVTKLLSSSGASIQELNTVRSRISAVKVGGLARACSAANLVTLIISDVIRDPLDIIASGPTWLSASHDRADPLEVLMRFDPDLSQTPRSIVEALRQPVEYDVSRCSVRNHIIGNNHVALSAAANAARDLGYQVESWGSENAGSASDLGKQLIARLEEVRSVVQNTGQPVCLLAGGETTVQLCDESIRGSGGRNQEVVLSAVVQHPDPVFWRGLSLLSGGTDGEDGPTTSAGAVADEELLVLVHAGKISPERYLRNNNAWPFFDQTGGLLNTGPTHTNVMDVQVGLVHP; this is translated from the coding sequence ATGTACGAATCGGGTCGTCAGGATGCCATCAAAATCTGGCGGACAGCTGTCAATGCAGTCAGTTCCGAAAGTCTGGTGCGCCGTTCCCTGTTTGCAGATTCCAGTACACTTACAGTCAAAAATCAGAAAATTCCTCTGTCTGGTGTGGGGCATATCGAGATCGTAGGCGCCGGTAAAGCCGGTGCCGGTATGGCCCGCGGGGTCGAGCAGGCGTTGAGTGGTCTTCCTGAATCGATTACCCGGTCGGGCTGGATCAACGTTCCCGACGATTGCGTTGACAAGCTGGGTTTTATTGTGCTGCACAGCGCCCGACCGGCCGGAGTGAATGAGCCGACACAGGCGGGAGTCGATGGAACAGTTGAGATCATGCGACGTGTCTCACGACTCAAACCAAACGATATTTGTATAACTCTTCTTTCCGGTGGTGGCAGTGCACTGCTTCCTGCTCCGATTCGCGGAGTCAGTCTTGCCGACAAGCTTGCTGTTACAAAGCTGTTGTCGTCGTCGGGGGCATCGATTCAGGAACTCAATACGGTCCGCAGTCGAATTTCGGCGGTTAAGGTCGGTGGTCTGGCGAGAGCATGTTCTGCTGCGAATCTTGTCACATTGATTATCTCAGATGTGATTCGTGACCCACTGGATATCATTGCTTCCGGACCAACCTGGCTGTCCGCGTCACACGATCGTGCCGATCCCCTGGAAGTGCTGATGAGGTTTGATCCGGACCTGAGTCAAACGCCGCGCTCGATCGTTGAGGCTCTGCGCCAACCTGTTGAATATGATGTGTCTCGATGCAGCGTTCGTAATCATATCATTGGAAATAACCACGTTGCCCTCAGTGCAGCGGCAAACGCTGCCAGGGATCTGGGCTACCAGGTGGAATCATGGGGTTCCGAAAATGCAGGATCTGCGTCGGATCTGGGAAAACAGCTGATTGCGCGACTTGAGGAGGTTCGATCCGTGGTTCAAAACACAGGTCAACCGGTGTGCCTGCTGGCGGGGGGCGAAACCACCGTTCAGTTGTGCGATGAGTCCATTCGAGGGAGCGGTGGTCGAAATCAGGAGGTGGTTCTGAGTGCGGTTGTTCAGCATCCGGATCCTGTGTTCTGGCGGGGATTATCACTGCTGTCAGGGGGCACGGATGGTGAAGACGGTCCTACGACATCCGCGGGCGCAGTGGCCGACGAAGAACTGCTTGTGTTAGTTCACGCCGGAAAGATCAGTCCGGAAAGATATCTCCGTAACAACAATGCCTGGCCGTTTTTCGACCAAACCGGCGGACTGTTGAACACCGGTCCAACCCATACGAATGTAATGGACGTGCAGGTGGGCCTTGTTCATCCGTAG
- a CDS encoding DUF6263 family protein codes for MTSRICLWLAAAACATSTAHSQDLLEWKLSTGDSLNYTVENKMVTTSTVGGFENQSQLVQKMMMVWDVETRTASRDFVISQFIKRIQVRMSPDRNQTIEYDSGSKESPDDPFVRSLGNVFRKIVDRSFIVTMAPTGAIKEISIPDNLLETLKTAAAGTPTGVDETALKQMLSQTSVVLPADSVESGDTWQSQQTVELPFATLRLDAQMTYKGLDDNGLAVIDYSPAVSIEPKDDAPVKLTLTDSRGTGQILFDQSLGRMVRMQLNLHMEMRSEVRGAQALQKIDQQTIMELKN; via the coding sequence ATGACTTCCCGAATCTGCCTCTGGCTGGCCGCCGCAGCCTGTGCCACATCGACAGCCCACTCACAAGATCTTCTGGAATGGAAACTGTCCACTGGAGATTCTCTGAATTACACCGTTGAGAACAAGATGGTCACCACGTCAACGGTTGGGGGATTCGAAAATCAGTCACAACTGGTGCAGAAAATGATGATGGTCTGGGACGTGGAGACGCGTACAGCCAGTCGTGACTTCGTGATTTCTCAGTTCATTAAACGCATTCAGGTAAGAATGTCACCGGACCGGAATCAGACGATTGAATACGACTCAGGTTCGAAGGAATCGCCCGATGATCCGTTTGTCAGATCACTGGGAAACGTCTTCCGCAAAATTGTCGACAGAAGTTTCATAGTCACCATGGCACCAACGGGCGCCATCAAAGAGATCAGTATTCCGGATAATTTGCTGGAAACACTAAAAACGGCTGCCGCAGGAACCCCCACCGGCGTGGACGAAACGGCACTCAAGCAGATGCTGAGCCAGACATCAGTTGTGCTACCGGCAGATTCTGTCGAGAGCGGTGATACATGGCAGAGTCAGCAGACTGTTGAACTACCATTTGCCACGCTTCGCCTGGACGCGCAAATGACTTACAAAGGCCTTGATGACAATGGACTCGCCGTCATCGACTACTCTCCCGCTGTTTCAATTGAACCCAAAGACGATGCCCCCGTAAAACTGACACTGACAGACTCGCGTGGCACCGGTCAGATTCTTTTTGATCAAAGTCTGGGTCGTATGGTCCGTATGCAGTTAAATTTACACATGGAAATGCGATCGGAAGTCCGCGGGGCACAGGCCCTGCAGAAAATCGATCAGCAGACAATCATGGAACTAAAAAATTAA
- a CDS encoding RbsD/FucU family protein, which produces MLKSELLHPEINQIIAQAGHSSRILIADGNYPASSAIGPTAKLVSLNLTPGLVTVAQVLRVLLTAVPVEAVQTMGMPQDDPHRLPEDPPVWNEYRSILAEAGLTIDLSPIQRWDFYDAVASRDHVLTVQTGDQALWANLLLTVGVRKAGE; this is translated from the coding sequence ATGCTCAAATCAGAATTGCTCCACCCTGAAATCAATCAGATTATTGCTCAGGCCGGGCATAGTTCCCGAATTCTGATTGCGGACGGCAACTACCCGGCCTCTTCGGCGATCGGACCGACCGCAAAACTGGTCAGTCTGAATCTGACTCCAGGCCTGGTCACTGTCGCTCAGGTTTTGCGAGTCCTGCTAACGGCTGTTCCGGTGGAAGCTGTCCAAACAATGGGTATGCCGCAGGACGATCCTCATCGTCTTCCAGAAGATCCGCCGGTCTGGAACGAATATCGCTCCATTCTGGCAGAGGCAGGGCTGACCATCGATCTGTCCCCGATCCAACGCTGGGATTTCTACGATGCTGTAGCATCCAGAGACCACGTTTTAACAGTTCAGACCGGCGACCAGGCTCTTTGGGCCAATCTCCTGTTAACTGTTGGTGTCCGGAAAGCGGGTGAATAG
- a CDS encoding sigma-54 dependent transcriptional regulator codes for MESAVAARSKYKLRVLFVDDEASLTELMQSELPRMGHTTTVCSTPGEANKAVDENTFDAAIIDLKMPGGSGWDVVDHLRTVSPETEYVISTGHGDMDATIQAIRSGAYDFLPKPVSLFEIAAVLQRIGEKKSLENKNAALENQLQRAEGRSDLIGESNPMLRVRKLIDKIAPTDSAVLILGETGTGKEMVARRIHEQSERAQAPFVAVNCGALPENLVESEFFGHRKGAFTGAENTRAGLFEVANGGTLFLDELGELDKSMQVKLLRFLESGEVRRVGENEAFNVDVRIVCATNKDIQDMVADGTFREDLIYRVNTFEIHLPPLRERREDISELSRHLIARHLKRDIEQIPASILTPETITALTSHEWLGNVRELANVLEHAVILSDGNHITPDDLPQNLTAQKVSDKSSAPDIVTLVTDQPQTLREMEDQMILHVLNKHDNDKPAAAKELGIALKTLYNRLSQMESKRDAG; via the coding sequence ATGGAGTCGGCGGTGGCAGCACGCAGCAAATACAAACTTCGAGTTCTGTTCGTGGATGATGAGGCTTCACTCACAGAACTCATGCAGTCTGAACTTCCTCGAATGGGACACACCACAACGGTCTGTTCCACACCCGGAGAAGCGAACAAAGCCGTAGATGAAAACACGTTTGATGCAGCCATCATTGATCTCAAGATGCCGGGAGGCAGTGGCTGGGACGTTGTTGATCATCTGCGTACAGTCAGCCCTGAAACCGAGTACGTAATAAGTACCGGGCACGGCGACATGGATGCGACGATTCAGGCAATCCGCAGCGGGGCCTATGATTTCCTTCCCAAACCCGTTTCTTTGTTTGAGATAGCGGCTGTTCTCCAGCGAATCGGCGAAAAGAAATCACTGGAAAACAAAAATGCAGCACTTGAGAATCAGCTGCAACGTGCTGAAGGACGTTCAGACCTGATCGGTGAGTCAAACCCAATGCTGAGGGTTCGAAAGCTCATCGACAAGATCGCTCCAACCGACTCGGCCGTGCTGATTCTCGGTGAAACGGGTACCGGCAAAGAAATGGTTGCGCGCCGGATCCACGAACAGAGTGAACGAGCCCAAGCACCATTTGTTGCCGTTAACTGTGGAGCACTCCCCGAGAATCTGGTGGAAAGTGAGTTTTTTGGCCACCGTAAAGGTGCATTTACCGGAGCAGAAAATACTCGTGCGGGTCTGTTTGAAGTCGCCAACGGCGGTACACTGTTTTTGGATGAGCTTGGGGAACTGGATAAAAGCATGCAGGTCAAGCTGCTGCGTTTCCTTGAATCAGGCGAGGTACGTCGTGTCGGTGAAAATGAAGCGTTTAATGTCGATGTACGAATCGTGTGCGCAACCAACAAAGACATTCAGGATATGGTTGCCGACGGAACGTTCCGCGAAGACCTGATTTACAGAGTCAATACCTTCGAAATTCATTTACCACCGCTCAGAGAACGCCGGGAAGATATTTCAGAATTGTCTCGTCATCTGATCGCTCGCCATCTCAAGCGGGATATCGAACAGATCCCGGCATCGATTCTGACACCGGAGACCATCACAGCGCTGACATCTCACGAGTGGCTGGGCAACGTCCGTGAGCTGGCAAACGTACTCGAACATGCGGTCATTTTGTCCGATGGTAATCACATTACTCCGGATGATCTGCCTCAAAATCTCACCGCACAGAAAGTCTCCGACAAATCTTCGGCCCCCGACATCGTAACGCTGGTAACTGACCAGCCACAAACGCTGCGGGAAATGGAAGATCAAATGATCCTCCATGTCCTCAACAAACATGACAACGATAAACCGGCAGCTGCGAAAGAGCTGGGCATCGCCCTGAAGACACTCTATAACCGGCTGAGTCAAATGGAGTCAAAGCGGGATGCCGGATAG
- the prfA gene encoding peptide chain release factor 1, with the protein MFPSLEQKFERHEELQQLLMDPEVTASIDRMLEIQKEMGGLAKVAEAVRSYRQLEGDIDAAQMMVDEETDSASKEYAQEELSELAARMAKLKTELEDLATAGDSITRGSLIMEIRAGTGGDEAALFARNLYDMYMRYCETKKWKVELIEFSPTELGGIKEVVVSISGEGAFQELQFESGGHRVQRVPETETQGRIHTSAATVAVLPEATDVEVVINPEDLQIDTMRAGGPGGQKVNKTESAVRMTHLPTGISVKIQDEKSQHKNRAKALKVLKSRILETQQRQAAEKRAEARRTLVGSGDRSQRIRTYNFPQNRVTDHRCGLTIHKLDRIVVGEMNELIEGLLEFDRQERLKRN; encoded by the coding sequence ATGTTTCCCAGCCTGGAACAAAAATTCGAACGCCACGAAGAACTCCAGCAGCTTCTGATGGATCCGGAGGTCACTGCCAGCATCGATCGAATGCTCGAGATCCAAAAGGAAATGGGTGGGCTCGCCAAAGTCGCCGAAGCTGTTCGTTCCTATCGTCAACTTGAGGGCGACATCGATGCCGCACAAATGATGGTCGACGAAGAAACGGACTCAGCCTCCAAAGAATACGCTCAGGAAGAACTCAGTGAACTTGCTGCACGGATGGCAAAACTCAAAACAGAACTCGAAGACCTGGCAACCGCGGGCGATTCGATCACTCGTGGCTCATTGATTATGGAGATTCGAGCCGGAACCGGTGGGGACGAGGCTGCACTCTTCGCGAGAAATCTCTACGACATGTACATGCGATACTGTGAAACAAAGAAATGGAAAGTCGAATTGATCGAATTTAGCCCGACAGAACTTGGCGGCATCAAAGAAGTCGTTGTTTCCATTTCCGGAGAAGGTGCGTTTCAGGAGCTTCAGTTTGAAAGTGGCGGACATCGCGTTCAGCGTGTGCCCGAAACAGAAACACAGGGGCGCATTCATACGAGCGCCGCGACAGTGGCCGTGCTTCCGGAAGCTACGGATGTGGAGGTCGTCATCAATCCGGAAGATCTGCAGATTGATACCATGCGTGCCGGCGGGCCAGGCGGACAGAAAGTAAACAAAACAGAAAGCGCTGTCCGGATGACACATCTGCCGACCGGCATCTCCGTGAAGATTCAGGACGAAAAAAGCCAGCACAAGAATCGAGCCAAAGCCCTGAAAGTACTTAAGAGTCGAATTCTGGAAACTCAGCAGCGGCAGGCTGCTGAAAAGCGGGCCGAAGCAAGACGCACCCTGGTCGGATCGGGCGACCGCAGTCAGCGAATCCGGACCTACAATTTTCCGCAGAATCGGGTCACCGATCACCGCTGCGGACTTACGATTCACAAACTGGATCGTATCGTAGTCGGAGAAATGAACGAATTAATCGAGGGACTCCTCGAATTTGATCGCCAGGAACGACTGAAGAGGAACTGA
- a CDS encoding PQQ-like beta-propeller repeat protein: MRLILCCISLASMSDFCHAADWPGWLGPHGTGTADGSGYPVKWSKDSNLLWKTELPGPGGSTPAVAGNRIFVTLNARGKNRLICFRMDGRQQWSQTLGTEIPGKHKKATGANSSPLTDGQHVFAYFKSGDLGCCSLDGELIWSVNLHKKFGEVTVDTLWWDLGNSPVLIDGAIVVSCVQSGPSWIAALRATDGRVLWKVDRDLDAPLEANQSYSTPAVVRNEDNSQTIIVLGSDHVTAHAAKDGTELWRAGGLNPDGEKYFRSISSPVATQGIVLAPYARGTTLTAIRMGGSGDVTDSHVLYTNKNTSADVPTPAVLNDRAFICGDGGRNRGTVYCLDIRTGRIIWNGQLPKSRHSYSSSPVVADGHLYLTREDGTVFVVDANASEFTLVSENVLENELTVATPVFVGSKILLRSHSSLSLIGL; this comes from the coding sequence ATGCGTCTGATCCTCTGTTGTATCTCGCTGGCTTCAATGTCCGATTTTTGCCATGCGGCTGACTGGCCAGGCTGGCTGGGACCGCACGGGACCGGCACAGCCGACGGAAGTGGATATCCGGTTAAATGGTCCAAAGACAGCAATTTACTGTGGAAAACCGAGTTGCCAGGACCGGGCGGATCAACTCCTGCCGTTGCCGGAAACCGAATCTTCGTCACACTCAACGCCCGGGGAAAAAATCGTTTGATCTGCTTCAGAATGGATGGACGACAGCAGTGGTCGCAGACTCTGGGCACCGAAATCCCGGGAAAACACAAGAAAGCAACAGGAGCCAACTCGTCGCCGTTAACCGATGGTCAGCACGTATTCGCCTATTTCAAAAGCGGCGACTTGGGATGCTGCAGCCTGGACGGGGAGTTGATCTGGAGCGTGAATCTGCACAAAAAATTCGGAGAAGTGACCGTCGATACACTCTGGTGGGACCTGGGAAACTCTCCAGTGCTCATCGACGGGGCAATCGTGGTTTCCTGTGTACAATCAGGTCCGTCCTGGATCGCTGCACTCCGGGCGACTGATGGCAGAGTACTGTGGAAGGTTGACCGCGACCTGGATGCCCCCCTGGAGGCTAATCAGAGTTATTCAACCCCGGCCGTTGTACGCAACGAAGACAACAGCCAGACAATCATCGTGCTGGGATCTGATCATGTCACAGCACATGCCGCTAAAGACGGAACCGAGTTGTGGCGTGCGGGAGGATTGAACCCGGACGGTGAAAAGTATTTTCGTTCGATTTCATCACCTGTCGCCACTCAGGGTATCGTTTTGGCTCCATATGCTCGCGGTACCACATTGACCGCGATTCGCATGGGCGGATCCGGCGACGTAACCGACAGCCATGTACTCTACACCAACAAAAACACGTCTGCTGACGTGCCGACCCCGGCTGTCCTTAATGACCGTGCGTTCATCTGTGGAGATGGTGGACGCAATCGCGGAACAGTGTACTGTCTGGATATCCGGACCGGCCGAATCATCTGGAACGGACAATTGCCAAAAAGCCGACACAGTTATAGTTCCTCCCCGGTTGTCGCGGACGGTCATTTGTATCTGACTCGGGAAGACGGAACCGTTTTCGTAGTGGACGCCAATGCCAGTGAATTCACTCTCGTCTCAGAAAACGTTCTGGAAAACGAGCTGACAGTGGCAACACCGGTCTTCGTTGGCAGTAAAATTCTGCTGCGGAGTCACAGCAGCCTGAGTCTGATCGGCCTTTAG
- a CDS encoding type B 50S ribosomal protein L31, which produces MKKDIHPNYRDVIFMDTSTGTRFLIKSTIASKENDKWDDGNEYPLVKVEISSASHPFYTGKMKFVDSAGRVEKFQKKWGKAKDADQ; this is translated from the coding sequence ATGAAAAAAGACATCCATCCAAATTACCGGGATGTGATCTTCATGGACACATCGACAGGAACCCGTTTCCTCATCAAGTCCACGATTGCCTCCAAAGAGAACGACAAGTGGGACGATGGCAATGAATATCCACTGGTCAAAGTCGAAATCAGCTCAGCATCGCACCCGTTCTACACCGGAAAAATGAAGTTCGTCGATTCCGCGGGACGCGTCGAAAAATTCCAGAAGAAATGGGGCAAAGCCAAAGACGCAGATCAATAG
- a CDS encoding PIG-L family deacetylase codes for MHAHPDDIEIQCAGTLLKLKQLGCGVSVATMTPGDKGSDELSAEEISNVRRAEAAASAAMMEVDYTCLEFRDLSIVFDNNSRRRMTEFIRRKHPDIIFAPPPVDYMHDHEITSQLVRDACFNAAVPNYRTQQWDPAPCCTRIPHLYYVDSVEGTDHFGVRHPVDMIVDISSVIEKRLELLACHASQRNWLQRQHGIDEYLNASRRWAALRGKELGTEYGEGFRQYKGHPHPTDNLLGKLLEIE; via the coding sequence GTGCATGCCCACCCCGATGATATCGAGATTCAGTGTGCCGGAACGCTGCTTAAACTGAAGCAGCTTGGCTGCGGCGTGTCCGTTGCAACCATGACCCCCGGTGACAAAGGAAGCGATGAACTTTCGGCGGAAGAAATCTCCAACGTGCGGCGGGCAGAAGCTGCAGCCTCTGCTGCCATGATGGAAGTGGACTACACTTGTCTCGAATTCCGGGATCTGTCGATCGTATTCGACAACAACAGTCGACGCCGAATGACCGAGTTCATCAGACGAAAGCATCCCGACATCATTTTTGCTCCACCTCCCGTGGACTACATGCACGATCACGAAATCACCAGTCAACTTGTACGTGATGCCTGTTTCAATGCCGCAGTACCCAACTATCGCACTCAACAATGGGACCCGGCTCCGTGCTGTACCAGGATTCCGCATCTGTATTACGTTGATTCGGTTGAGGGAACCGATCACTTTGGTGTGCGGCATCCGGTCGACATGATTGTTGATATCAGCAGCGTAATCGAGAAACGTCTGGAACTGCTGGCCTGCCATGCCAGTCAGCGAAACTGGCTACAGCGTCAACACGGCATCGATGAATATCTCAATGCATCGCGCCGCTGGGCTGCCCTGCGGGGGAAAGAACTCGGTACTGAATACGGCGAAGGTTTCCGTCAGTACAAAGGGCACCCTCATCCCACCGACAATCTGCTTGGAAAACTCCTGGAAATCGAATAG